CTCGTGCGGCATGCACCACAACATGGCGCCTATTATTTGACTTCGGAAGTCAGATCCTTGTCCACGGGATACCATAGTGAGCCTCAAATTGTCGAAGCTGCCATGTCACTCATGGACGCAATGACGCTGAAGGTCAAATGGCCAATGGCAATCGCTGTTTTTGAAGACAACGCGGTGGTGGTGCGCTACAGCACCATTCCGCTGTCTCCGCTGGCGCTGTTGCATTCATCGATCAATATGCGGCTCAGTCTGGCCAGCCGGGCTTTAGGACGCGCCTATCTGGCATTCTGTGACAATGAGGAGCAGGAAATAATCCTTGACGCCCTCGCCCTCTCGAGTAATGCAGAAGATGCGCCTGCTCGTGACCGGGTAACTTTCCAAGAGTTACTCCGGGATATACGCAGCAATGGATTTGCCACACGAAGCAGGACGGTTCGACCGGTTTCGCAAACAATCGCTGTTCCAATTCTCGTTCAAAACCGAGTTGTTGCCACAGTGGGTCTGACTTTTTTTTCATCAGTTCTGACTGATAAAAAGGCCATTGCCACTTATCTTGCTGATCTTCAGGAACTGGCAAGAAACGTGAGCACCCGCCTGCAGCAATTAAATCATTCGGCAAAAGACAAGGCAATCTCCGACATGAATAAAGGCTTGAAACGCCAAAAATAATAAGCCGTATGCCAAGCGACACTCGGGACACACGTAAGTCGCCTATTTATTCTGATGTATGCACAAATTGGCTGAGAACTACATGGGCGTATGGATCGCTCTTGTCTCCACTTCGTGCTGCGCAACGCCATCCACATTTCGGCCCGTCTTTTGTGCGCTTGGCGGCTGTACAATGCTTTTTTTCAAAGACCCTTAATGATTTGTATCAAGACTGGAATCCACGCTGTCGGCTGACCGCAAGCTCGTCAGATAAATAGCGCCGGCGGTCAAAAACAGCATAGCAGTCACTCCCACTACTACCCCGATAAAGGCGTAGTCAAATGAAGCGAAAGCAATCGACAGTAGCCGTTGACTTTGTTCGGGTGGCAATTGCTCTGCAACCAGATGCGCCTGGTCCAGGCTGTCGCGCACAATACCCGGCACAGAAAAATCAGCAGGCAACACCAATTTCATCGTATAAATCACAGACATGATACTGCCGAAAATAGTGACGCCCATTGCACCCCCCAGTTCGTAGGCCACTTCCTCTATTGACGCTGCCATGCCTGCCCGACTGGCGGGAGCGTTATTGATAATGGCTGTGGATGCGCCCGTAATGGCCGCACCCGCACCAAATCCGAAAACCGCCAGCGCCACTGACCACCACAGGATGGCGCCATCGAATATAAACAAATACCAAAGTGAGCCAACTGCCGAGACCAGCAATGAAAGCCATAGCAGACGAGCCGTACCAAGCTTTGGCTGCAATGATCCCATTAGCGGTCCGGCAAAAAAAGCCGCAAGAGGGATTGGCAAAATGAGCAGGCCGGCCTGCAATGGAGAGTAACCACTTACCAATTGCAACCGCTGGCTAAAAACGAGTTCGAATCCAATAAGCGTTGCCGACATAACCGATGCAGCGATGACCCCAAGCAGAAACTGTTTATTGCGGAATAAACCAAGATCAATCAAAGGTGCCGCACTACGCTTTTGTCGACGATAAAAAATGAACAGAGCACCAATGCCCAGCACCAGCGTGATGACAAATGCAACCCAGTCAGCCTGCGGCTTTCCCAGTTCCTTGATTGCATAGGTCAGGCCAATCAGGCCAACCATGATTTGCGCGGAACTGATCAGATCCCATTTACGGGTTTTATTACCCGGCCGTTTTTCCAGAACGCGCGCGCCCACTACGAAGGCAATCACGACCACAGGCACGTTGATCAGAAAGACCGAACCCCACCAGAAAAACTCCAGCAAAATACCACCAACTACCGGCCCGAAAGCGGCACCGCCGGACGCAACGGCAGCCAGATGCCAATAGCAAAGGCACGTTCCTTATCATCCTCAAAGGTCAGCCGAATAATGGACAATGTGGCCGGCATCATCATGGCGGCGCCCACGGCAAGCAATACACGGCTGCAGATAAGTACTTCGGGCTACGTGCGAAAGCTGCCACCAGCGATGCCACGCCAAATACCAGCAAACCGTTAAGAAAAAGCTGCTTGTGTCCGAGGCGGTCACCCAGCGTGCCCAGGCCCGGCAGCAGACCGGCAACCACCAATGGATAAGCATTAATGATCCACAGCTTCTGTGAAGCACTGGCCTGCAGATCATGCGTCAAACGCGGTAACGCGGTGTAAAGCACCGTCAGGTCAATAACAATAAGAAACAAGGCGCTGGAGACGATAGCCAGTATCAGCCACCGGTTGTGTGCAGGTTTGTTAGTTGCAATCATGATAAAAAATTCGTTTGCTCCGACGGCCATGAGTAAAAGCCTGGGCGTGCGAGCCACATACAGTCAGCATCGGTAGGCGTGCGCTTGGGACCGATATGTTGCTTGGTATGAAATCAAATTATTCCTTGTAGGAATCAAGAGATGCACTATAATATAAATCCATACGTATGGAAAGTAATTTTTGATATGAACCAAAACAAATCACAAACCGTTGGCAGGCCGCGGTCGATTGACCGAGAGAAGCTGCTGGAATTAGCAGAGAAAATTGTTGCGCAACATGGTGTTGCCGGCCTGACAATGGACGCATTAGCCAAAGCAGCAAATATTACCAAGGGCGGCGTACAGTATTGTTTCGGCAATAAGGAAGGCCTGATCAAGGCGATGATCATGCGCTGGAGCGATCATTTCGACGCAGAGGTTGCGCAGGCGGCAGGCGATAAAACGGACGCGATTGCGCATGTACGCGCCCATATAAAGGTTACCAGAGAGGCCGATGTACAGGATGAGTCACGTTTTGCCGCCATGCTCGCCGGGCTGGTTCCGAACTCCGACCAGTTGGCCGAAACTCGCGCGTGGTACGCCAGACAGTTGGGCGGGCTGGATTTTTCCACTGCACAAGGGCGCAATGCCCGGCTGGCCTTTATCGCCAACGAAGGCGCCTTCCTGCTTCGCAGTTTCAACTTCTTTGATCTGTCGCCACAGGAATGGCAAGCGGTATTTGGAGATATTGAGCGTCTGCTTGAACGACCGGACTGACAGGCTATATCCTGTTTAATTGTTTATTACCGGGGACGAACAAGCGCTGGCTTTTTTTGCCATAGTGCGCCATTAACGCAACGAACACGTACGTTCATTCAGGAAAAAAGTTGCTCCAAAAGTAACAGCACCACACAGGCACCCACCAGCACCGGAACAAAAACAAATGGGAAGCCATAACCATCCCATAATTTGGGCACACCATAGGCCTTGGGCGTTGTGTCGTTTGTCATGCCAATTTCCTTATATTGACCATTATCTGAATTCATTATTGTAGCTCAACCCATTTTTCCCGGGCTTGATGCCTGACAATATTCTGGGGCAATTGGGCAAATGGATCGTTCAGATACAGAGAGCAGTTGCCCGCGCAGGCACTAGAAGGCCTTTCAAAAGGACCGGTTCAATGAAGCAGCCCGTTCAAGCAATAAAGTGACCTGCTCGCACCGATGGGCTCAGACTGTCTGGCCAATATAAGCGACTCAGTTTGCGGGCAGAAGTGCGCGTTTTATGGCCGTTTTCTTGTATGGCAAAATTTTTTTATTATCGTTTCGATTCAGGCGTATGCAGGCACAACCCACTGGAAAAAAGTAAAAAAAAGCCCGTCTTGTGCAAACGGGCTTTATGTAGTGCCAGGCATTTGCAATTAGCAGTTGCCTTTCTTGGCTTGTCCGGGTGGGCAGAAGCGACCGCCGCCGCCTCCTCGATAGTGACCGTGACCACCGCCATCGTAACCATATGGATAAATACCACCTGGATCGACTGAAACAGATGGTCCCCGGGCCGTACAGCCAGCCAGGAAAACGACAGAAAGACCAAGAAACGCAATCATTTTTTTCATTTTGGATTCCCCATGGGTTAAATACGGTCATCTTACCGACGAACCTGCAGCTACGGATATCATAAATGTAAATTTGATTTCACTTATATACAATTGCAAACTTTATGCTGAAAATGATGGCGAAAAAGCCACTATTGGCCCATTCTGATGATGAAAAAACCCGCAAGGGTGTTCGTCTGCGTGAACCTCCCCTGCGAGCGAACATCTTGGCACCAGCAGCTATGTCCAAGGCACAGGCGCCAGAATAGCCACGGACTGGGATTCACAGTCAACTACGGAGGCCCGTAATCGCTTGCAAGTGCCTCCTGCCCGGGCTACCAGGCCACATTAAAACCAGCAGCGGCACCAATGCCACCAGCAGAATCCCATGAAGTATTCAGGCGCAGATTACTGTTTTTTCCCGTCCTGAAGGTGACACCAGAGGCCAGTGCCACTTGATTCCTGTATGTTGCCATCGCCATTCCAAAAGAGGCGTTCGCATTCGCGGGCGGCGGTGTCAGGGTAGTCATTGCCATTGCGCCGGAAATACCGGCATTAGCCCGTCGGCGGAATTTTTTTATTTGCGATTCCAATTGGCCGACACGTCGGTCCGTATATTGTCTGGACAGCGTGACCGCATTGTCCTGGGCCTGCCGACTGCGAAACTCCGTGAAAGCGTTTGCACTGGAAAGGACCTCACGCCCTACTTTCTCGCTGTACGCATTGGCGTTTTCCAGCGTGGCCTGATTTTGCCGTTCCGAGTACGATTTTGCCTGTGACAGCAGCTTTGTATCGTGCTGTGCACGCCCGGCCGCAATAATCTGCTCCACATGCTTTTTACCCTGAATAATGGTTTCGTTCTTGACTGCGTCGCTATAGGCGTTGGCCGCTGCAATGGCCTGGTTTCTGGACAAGTCGGAATAGGCCTTCGCTTGAGCCAGCACGGGCGAGCCAGCCTGATCGACCATTTTGATCAGATCATTTTTTACAGTATCGGTATAGGCCCGCGCCGCTTTCATCTGGCGCATGGTGACTGCCTCGTCGTCGCCGATACCATCGCGCAACCCCGACAGTGTGCGCGAACCAAAATTGACGTCGCCGGCCCTATGCGATTGTGAACCCGCTCCTATGGCGATGCCACCCTCTGAGGCAAAGGTTGTGGCAGGACCGATTATTTGAACTTTGGAACCAATTGCGATGCTATCTTTTCCGCGAGCGTTTGCGCCCCAACCGATGGCCACGGCACCATCGCCAATGGCCTCGGCCTCGTGACCCAGCTGGGTGGAGCGCGGTTCGCCCTGCTCTGCGCCCGCCTGCTGGCAAAATAGCAGCATGGAAGCAAGCGTGATTACGGTCACTTGCGGTAGAGTTCTCTTGAGTCTAAACATACAATCTTTCTCTCTCATTGAATCAATATATACGCCAGCGTGCAGATAACTGATCCGGCAATCGGATGCCGGATTCAGGTCTGGCAGCAGCAAAAATATTCTAGAGATTTGGAACAGATCAAAAAATCCGTAAATGCCGAAAGACGCGTACATTTACTCTGGAGAATCAGGATGTAATGATCACAATGACGTCGTCACATCACCGCCACAGAACCATGTCTCCCGCGGCTCGGCTGTTAGTACAATCACACACACGTTTGCCAAATCGGAAATCCGGTTGGCCGGCAGTGCTGCCGGTCATTAATTCAACGCCATCCGCAAGCAGGCCGCTTGCCTGTGCAATACATTGGTTATCATGTACACAAAACACTTTTTGCGCGGGAGCCTTCGCCCGCACACCCTTCTAAAAGGAAATAAACTATGGCAGATGCAATTGAGCTTGATTTGCGCGCACTGGTATTCGATGTTTTTGGAACGGTCGTAGACTGGCGCAGCGGTGTCATCAGCGAAGTGACTGAGTTTGCACGCAGGCATGCACTGACAACCATTGACCCGGCAGCCTTTGCCGACGTCTGGCGCAGTCATTATTCACCGTCAATGGAAGAGGTTCGCAGTGCAGACGCCCCTTTACAAGGTTGGATGTGCTGCACAGGGAGAGTCTGGAGAAAACGCTGGCAACGTTTGGAGCGTCGGCCGCCAGCCTGCCTGCGGATGCCCTGACCGAACTTAATCTGGCCTGGCACCGGCTGGATCCATGGCCTGATTCCGTATTGGGGCTCACTCGCCTCAAAAGCCGCTATATTATTGCTCCGCTATCTAACGGCAATATCCGGCTGATGCTTGATATGGCCAAACGGGCCGGCCTGCCCTGGGACGCCATTCTTGGGGCCGAAACGGCCCAGGCCTATAAGCCCGCGCCCCAAGCCTATTTGCGAACGGCAGAGATTCTGGATTTGCGGCCCGAGCAGATTTGCATGGTCGCGGCACACAACAGTGATCTTGCCGCAGCGCGCCTTTGCGGCATGCGCACGGCTTTCATTCCCCGCCCTACCGAGCACGGTCCACAGCAAACAAAAGACCTGGTGCCCGAACAGGATTGGGATGTCGTGGCGCGGGATATGCTTGACCTGGCGCAAAAGCTTGGCTGCTCGCCGACATAATCTGTTGGCATGCACATAAAAAATGAGATGAGTACCTGAGACTGCCAATGCAACCTTGCAGATGAAACGTGCAATGCTCTTGCAATTGAAAGATGTAAATGGACCCGACGCACGTACTCACGAGACTACTGCGGATTCTTGTAACTATTTATATTCACCTTTCATGCAGGCGTATTTGCGTGCCCGCAGGCAATGCCGAAATCTGCTGCACGCCGTTGTATATCAGGGGTCTGCAGATTTTCACCGGAAATACAATTGACATAGCTGCGTTTGCAGGACATGGGCACCGCGATGGTGACCTTTTACCGTGCGTTACATCCATGACAATTGCCATGCCATTGTGCATGCTACGCTAAAGACTCAAGTGATCAGAGTATCAAACGCTGATTTTTACATTAACTGAAACAGGAGCACAGCATGAATAAAGATATTGCAGCCGGCAAATGGGAACAGGTCAAAGGCTCTGTAAAGCAGACATGGGGAGAGTTGACTGACGACGATGTCGCCCAGGTCAATGGCAGTGCCCAGAAACTGGCAGGCATCCTGCAGGAAAAGTATGGTCGCACCAAAGAGGAAGCAGAAAAGCAAGTGAGTGACTTCTGGTCTCGCCACAATAACGACGTTTGATCCAGCGGCCCTGTTCGCTGATACGCAAATCGCTGGCCAGCACTAAACGATCTGATTTTTCTGATGAGTCGATTTATCCGAAGGGTAAGCTGCCTGACGGTTGAACAACTTGACGATTGAACGACCTGGTGTTGGGCGACATGGAAAATTCAGATAAACCAGCAGTCCGCAGCAGCGACGATATACATTCAAGCACCATACCGCAAGCTTTGCCGCCGAGTCGCTAACGGTGCAAAGCTTGCGGCCTTTTCAACTGCCGCACCCCCTTTATATAATGCCAAGGTCAGTCAGGTTCGAATGCTTATCTGATAAAAATCCTCTGCCTTTGGCAATCTCGCTTGTTCCATAGCACCATCAAGAAACAGCACCATTGCAGCCCGATCCTGCGTCTGCGCAACTCGCAAGCGCTGGGCGGGATAACGCTGTGCATGTACGATATTGAAAAGATACAGACCTGGATCGTCAACAAAACGCAATAACGCTTTGGCCTGATCAATGCCGTGCCCAGGCTGGCGAGCATCGCCTCCAGGGCCTGATTGAACACGCTACGCCGTAGCGGCTCGGTAAACTCAAGCGTCACGATCGTGATGGCCGAGTGCGCCTGCACCGGCCTTAGTGAAGCTTGTGGTTTGGGTCGCTGATGCGCCTGCTCCTGCTCCAGCTGCTGCACCGCATTTTGCCGGCCGGTACGAATAGCGCCGGCCAGCGGCCCTGTCAGAAAATTGGAAGATCCGGCGCCTGGCCTGGACGATACGTGCAGCGCTGACAACAAATCCAGCGGATTTGCGTTCGCAAAAAAGTGCGGTATGCTCATGACCGGTGCATCAGTATTGCTTGATACATGTTGGGCAACGACCCATGCCTGCTCTGCTGTGGCGCTGTCTGTTCTGGACAGCAGGACCAGATCCGCCTGCACCAGTTGTCGGGACCATTCAACATAAGCGCTCTGCTTATCGGTATTGACAGCATCCACGATGCAGATGCAGCCATTGTAGAAGAAACGTTCCTTGAGGAAAAAATCACTATGCAATGTAAAACGCAAGGCCGACGGGTCTGCCAGACCGCTGGTCTCTACAATAATGCGATTGAAGCGAGGAATGGTCCGCGCCAGGGCATCGGTGAACAGGCGCTGCAGTGTCGCGCTCATGGAGCCCTGCATCTGACAGCACAGGCAGCCGCCTTCTAGTAGAATAGTGGAAGGCTGTACGAATGACCAGTTTGCCTGGTCAATTCCCAGTTGGCCGATTTCGTTTACGATCACAACCGTATTGGCCATGCCGGGTTGCTGTAACAGCTGGTTGATATAACGGGTTTTTCCGCTACCCAGAAAACCGGTAACAGCGGTAATGGCAACCCGGTTGTCGGTATCAAATGCAGTCGTAGTCATACAAGGAGTCTGAAGTGGTGGTAGCAATAAACGGTGGTATGCAGTGTCGTCTGAAGACGTAAACAACATGCAGGTAGAACTCCTGCACTCGCTGGCCGATCTGCCGGACTTTGACTGGCGCGCCTGGTCCGACGATAACCCGTTTATCTCTCCGGCATTTTTACGTGCCATGGAAAATACCGGCTGCACCAGCGAGGAGACCGGCTGGCAACCGTGTCACCTGATTCTATACGATCAGCACCGGCAGCCTGCCGGTTTCATGCCAATGTATTTGAAAACTCATTCCCAGGCGAATTTGTCTTCGATATGGCCTGGGCGCGAGCCTTCAGCCAGTACGGCCTTGAATACTATCCCAAACTGTTATGCGCCGCCCCGTTTTCGCCGGTTACCGGCCCCCGCCTGATCGGTCGCAACGCCAGGCCAGGCACGTACTGGCCCGGGCGGCCATTGAAGTAGCCGGACGCATGCAAGTGTCGTCCATCCACGTACTGTTTCCCGAACAGGACGATCTGGCCGTACTACGCGAATCCGGCTACATGGTACGCGAAAGCGTCCAGTTCCACTGGAACAATGCCGGTTATGCCGATTTCGATGCCTTCCTGGCCAGTCTGACCTATGACAAACGAAAGAAAATTCGCCAGGAAGCGCGCAAGGTGGCACAGGCCGATATCACGTTTGAATATAAGCGCGGTCACCAGATTACCGCTGAAGATCTGTCGTTTTTCTTTTCCTGCTATTGCAATACATATTACGAGCGTGGTCGCCAGCCTTATCTGTCCGAGGCGTTCTTCAGCCAATTGCTACAACATGCGCCGGATAGCCTGCTGCTTGTAATTGCGCAGCGCCAGGGCAGCCCGGTAGCCTGTGCCATGAACATGATCGGTAACAATAAAATGTACGGTCGTTATTGGGGCGCGCACGAATATATACCTGGCCTGCATTTTCAAACCTGCTATATGCAGGGCATACGCTATTGCATTACCCACGGCATTGCACTGTTTGAAGGCGGGGCTCAGGGAGAACACAAGTTGTCGCGCGGGTTGCTGCCGCAGACAACCTATTCGGCACACTGGATCGCCCGGCCTGAATTTGCGGACGCCATCCATCGCTTTCTTGATGAGGAGACGGTGCATGTCCAGGCCTACCTGGACGATCTGCACGAACATTCGCCTTTCAGGAAACAGAACGACGCTCCGATACCGCGTGCTCCTTCACAGCCCGAGTAACCGTCCAGTGCCGGAGCACGATCGGCACCCGTTGCCGGGCCGCAGCCACAAAGGCATGTGGACCGGTCATTGCCTGAGGCGGGCGTGCCCCCCGAACAGCATAGCGCTGATCATGGCGACCAGCCCCTGGACAACCAGGCGAGCTGTGCAGCCGCCCGCTTATTTGTCTTCTTTATCTTTGTCTTTATCGAGATCGGCGGGGTTAAACGGGAAACCGCCAAATATATTGCTGGTCTGGTTCTGCATCTGCTCCTGCATCTGCACGAACATGTTCTTGGACTGCTCAACGTAATTGTTCATCATATTGTTAAGCAGCGGCGCCTGAATGTTCATGAACTGCGACCAGGCTTCAGCGCCAAATTGCGGTGTGTACACGCCTTTTGACTGTTCGGCCAGTTTGTCCTGAATATCGACAAATGCCTGCATGTTCTTCTCAAGATAGGAACCCATGACGCCCTGCATGGCGTGTCCGTAGAAACGGATAATATGCGCCAGCATGTTGGAACTGAACATGGGCACGCCACCGGATTCCGCTTCAAGGATAATTTGCAGCAGGATACTGCGCGTGAGTTCTTCGCCAGACTTGGCATCCAGCATCTGAAAGCGGACATTGTCCAACACCAACTGTCTCACATCCTGCAACGTAATGTACGTGCTGGTCTGCGTATCGTAGAGCCGACGATTGGGATATTTTTTAATTGTGCGGACGGTGTCCGTTTCAGTTGCTTTAGCCATTACCTGTTTAACCTTTAAATAACTGTCTTTGTCCGATTGAAGGACTTAACCCATATGCAGGCCACCGTTGACCGAGAAGTCGGCGCCGGTGGAAAAGCCGGATTCGTCTGAAGCCAGCCATGACACAATCGAGGCAATTTCTTCGGGCGTGCCCAACCTGCGAACAGGGATCGTGCCGACAATCTGCTCGAGCACCTCGGGGCGGATAGCGCGCACCATGTCGGTGCCGATATAACCAGGGGAGACCGTATTGACGGTAACGCCACGACTTGCAACTTCCTGCGCCAGAGCCATGGTAAAGCCATGAATACCTGCTTTAGCCGTGGAATAGTTGGTCTGGCCAAACTGCCCTTTCTGTCCGTTGACCGAACTGATATTAATGATACGCCCCCAGCGCTTTTCATACATATGCTCAATTACCTGCTTGGTCACATTGAACAGGCTGTTCAGATTGGTATCCATGACCGCGCGCCAGTCATCAATGGACATTTTGCGAAACACGCCATCCCGCGTAATGCCGGCATTATTGACCAGCACGTCCACGGGGCCGTGGTCAGCCCTGACCTTTTCAAATGCGGCGACGGTGGAATCCCAGTCGGATACATTTCCTGCCGATGCATAGAATGTATACCCCTGTGCCGCCTGTTCGTCAATCCACTGCTGGGCATTGCGCTGCGGACCGCAGCCGGCGATAACCGTGAATCCGTCTTTGTGCAGGCGCTGGCAGATAGAGGTCCCGATACCTCCCATCCCACCCGTAACATATGCTATTTTTTGTGTCATTTTGAACTCCTTAGGCTACTTTCACGGTAATAAAACGATGCATTGGCCTGGTCAGGCTTTGACTTTTACATACTGCCCCGGCGCCGGGGCCAGTGGCGGGTAGGCGGCATTGCCCTGCGTTGCTTTAGCTTTTACCTTGCGCCCGCTATGCCCCGCCAGCCAGCCGGCCCAGTCTGGCCACCAGCTGCCAGGTACCGACTCTGCACTTTCCAGCCATTGCCGGGCATCGGTCTGCTGCACCTGCATGGTATCACTGGTCCAGTAGTTGCGTTTGTTCTTTGCCGGCGGATTGATCACACCTGCAATGTGGCCGGAAGCGCCCAGAATATATCGGACATCGCCCGAGAGCAGACGTGCCGAGGCAAACGAGGCATGCCAGGGAACGATGTGATCTTCTTTTGAGCCATAAACATATGCCGGCATGTCCAGATCGGCAAGATCGACCGCTTCGGCGCATATTTTCAGCGCGCCCGCGCGGCACAGTCTGTTTTCCAGATACATATTCCGAAAGTACCAGGTGAAGAACGGACCCGGCAGGTTGGTCCCGTCGGAGTTCCAGTACAACAGGTCGAATGCGGGCGGTGCCTTGCCTTTCAGGTAATTGCTGACGACATAGTTCCAGACCAGTTCATTGGGCCGCAAAAACGAAAAGGTGGTGGCCAGTTCTTTGGCCGTCATCATCCCGCCCTGCCCCAGCAATTGCTCCCGATAGGCCACATGCGCTTCATCGACGAACACATCGAGTACCCCGGTATCTTCAAAATCGAGCAGCGTGGTCAGCAGCGTCACACTGGCCACCGGGTTATCGCCGCGTGCGCGCGCCACTGCCAGCGCGCTGGAAAGCATGGTGCCGCCTACGCAGAATCCCAGGGCATTGATCTGCGACTGACCGGTAATCTGGCAGACCGTATCGATTGCGGTCAGCACGCCCTTTTCTATATAGTCGTCCCAGGTTGACTTTTGTATGCCATCGGTATCTGCCACGGTCGGGTTGCGCCAGGACACCATGAATACGGTAAAGCCCTGGCTCACTGCATACTCCACCAGGGAATTGCCCGATTGCAAATCCAGAATGTAATATTTGTTGATGCACGGCGGGACCATCAGCAACGGCCGTCGGTACACGGTTGCCGTTTGCGGCGCATACTGCAGCAGTTGGAACCAGGGATTTTCAAATACCACGGAACCCGCTGTTGTGGCCAGATTGCTACCCACTTCGAAGCTGGATTCATCTGTCTGGGAAATCTGGCCGCGGCGCAGGTCGCCCAGCAGATTCAGAAACCCCTTCTGCAAAGACTCGCCATTCGTGTCTGTAAAGGTTTTAAGCGCGTCGGGGTTGGTCAGAAAATAGTTGGCGGGCGACATGGCGTCGTTCCACTGCTCAACCGAAAATCGCAGCCGTTCCCGCACATTATCGGGTACCGCAGCCTGTTCGACCATTTTCTGCATGATACTGGCCGACAGCAAATAGAGGTGGGCCATCAGCAGGTGCTGCGGGCTTTCCTGCCAGGCCGCACTGCTGAACCTTCTGTCGGTGAGCGGTGGCAAGGTACCCTGCTGGCCTGCCGCGGCTATTTGCTGCCATTTGGCGAGAAACTCGGTCTGCAACCGCGCCGGGAAGGCTGCATCCTGTGCCGGATCTGCCTGGCCTGCCCGTGCTTGATCAGTCTCGTTGGTCACTCGTCTCTCCGGCTGTGGTGGTCTGATGTTCATTCGTGCATGCTCACCGTGTACAAATCATTCTATATAAAAACAAACAGTACGTCAGACGGTATCTACCCCACTAAGGGAAACCCTGAGCGCCCACCAGGCCTGGCTCTGCACAAATTACCGGCCGCCGCAGACAATCAGGCTCGAGCCAAATAACCGTGGCCAATCTGCCGGTTGTCTGGCTGCGCCGGTAGGAATAAAAAAGGTCATCCTGCCGGTAGGTGCACAGGCCGCTTTGTTCAACCTGCCTGATGCCAAGCACCGCCAGGCGATGAGCTGCAATGCCGGAAAGATCGGCCAGCCACTTGCCTGGATTGTCCGGATGCGGCATGAAGCAAAAGGCCACCGTGGGATCCACATCCAGGAACGCCTCGCGCACTTGCGGACCGATTTCAAATACCTGGCGGGAAATGGCAGGGCCAATCCAAGCGTAATCAGGCAGTTTACCGCAGGCACTATGCAGTTTTTTGACAGTATTTTCCAGCACGCCTGCGGCCAGACCACGCCAGCCCGCATGAGCTGCCGCCACGCCCTTGTCCGAGGCAAATACCACCGGCAGACAATCGGCGGTCAGAATAGCCAATACCCGACCAGGCGTCATCGTCATACTGGCGTCAAACGGTCCCGCCACATCAGTCCCAACCCGGGCCGCATCTGCATCCAGTACGCTGGTGCCATGCACCTGGTCAAGCCAGACCGGGTCCCCCGGTAACAAAGCACGCAGCCGCTTGCGGTTTTCCCATACCG
Above is a window of Advenella kashmirensis WT001 DNA encoding:
- a CDS encoding TetR/AcrR family transcriptional regulator, whose amino-acid sequence is MNQNKSQTVGRPRSIDREKLLELAEKIVAQHGVAGLTMDALAKAANITKGGVQYCFGNKEGLIKAMIMRWSDHFDAEVAQAAGDKTDAIAHVRAHIKVTREADVQDESRFAAMLAGLVPNSDQLAETRAWYARQLGGLDFSTAQGRNARLAFIANEGAFLLRSFNFFDLSPQEWQAVFGDIERLLERPD
- a CDS encoding MFS transporter encodes the protein MIATNKPAHNRWLILAIVSSALFLIVIDLTVLYTALPRLTHDLQASASQKLWIINAYPLVVAGLLPGLGTLGDRLGHKQLFLNGLLVFGVASLVAAFARSPKYLSAAVYCLPWAPP
- a CDS encoding CsbD family protein — translated: MNKDIAAGKWEQVKGSVKQTWGELTDDDVAQVNGSAQKLAGILQEKYGRTKEEAEKQVSDFWSRHNNDV
- the phaR gene encoding polyhydroxyalkanoate synthesis repressor PhaR, coding for MAKATETDTVRTIKKYPNRRLYDTQTSTYITLQDVRQLVLDNVRFQMLDAKSGEELTRSILLQIILEAESGGVPMFSSNMLAHIIRFYGHAMQGVMGSYLEKNMQAFVDIQDKLAEQSKGVYTPQFGAEAWSQFMNIQAPLLNNMMNNYVEQSKNMFVQMQEQMQNQTSNIFGGFPFNPADLDKDKDKEDK
- a CDS encoding YadA-like family protein; the encoded protein is MFRLKRTLPQVTVITLASMLLFCQQAGAEQGEPRSTQLGHEAEAIGDGAVAIGWGANARGKDSIAIGSKVQIIGPATTFASEGGIAIGAGSQSHRAGDVNFGSRTLSGLRDGIGDDEAVTMRQMKAARAYTDTVKNDLIKMVDQAGSPVLAQAKAYSDLSRNQAIAAANAYSDAVKNETIIQGKKHVEQIIAAGRAQHDTKLLSQAKSYSERQNQATLENANAYSEKVGREVLSSANAFTEFRSRQAQDNAVTLSRQYTDRRVGQLESQIKKFRRRANAGISGAMAMTTLTPPPANANASFGMAMATYRNQVALASGVTFRTGKNSNLRLNTSWDSAGGIGAAAGFNVAW
- a CDS encoding CobW family GTP-binding protein, encoding MTTTAFDTDNRVAITAVTGFLGSGKTRYINQLLQQPGMANTVVIVNEIGQLGIDQANWSFVQPSTILLEGGCLCCQMQGSMSATLQRLFTDALARTIPRFNRIIVETSGLADPSALRFTLHSDFFLKERFFYNGCICIVDAVNTDKQSAYVEWSRQLVQADLVLLSRTDSATAEQAWVVAQHVSSNTDAPVMSIPHFFANANPLDLLSALHVSSRPGAGSSNFLTGPLAGAIRTGRQNAVQQLEQEQAHQRPKPQASLRPVQAHSAITIVTLEFTEPLRRSVFNQALEAMLASLGTALIRPKRYCVLLTIQVCIFSISYMHSVIPPSACELRRRRIGLQWCCFLMVLWNKRDCQRQRIFIR
- a CDS encoding DNA-binding transcriptional regulator produces the protein MSSSQSVRSVARAIAILQAMNRQPVSTVDMLHLQTLLPKPTIVRLLRTLEDLHLVRHAPQHGAYYLTSEVRSLSTGYHSEPQIVEAAMSLMDAMTLKVKWPMAIAVFEDNAVVVRYSTIPLSPLALLHSSINMRLSLASRALGRAYLAFCDNEEQEIILDALALSSNAEDAPARDRVTFQELLRDIRSNGFATRSRTVRPVSQTIAVPILVQNRVVATVGLTFFSSVLTDKKAIATYLADLQELARNVSTRLQQLNHSAKDKAISDMNKGLKRQK
- a CDS encoding MFS transporter; translation: MLEFFWWGSVFLINVPVVVIAFVVGARVLEKRPGNKTRKWDLISSAQIMVGLIGLTYAIKELGKPQADWVAFVITLVLGIGALFIFYRRQKRSAAPLIDLGLFRNKQFLLGVIAASVMSATLIGFELVFSQRLQLVSGYSPLQAGLLILPIPLAAFFAGPLMGSLQPKLGTARLLWLSLLVSAVGSLWYLFIFDGAILWWSVALAVFGFGAGAAITGASTAIINNAPASRAGMAASIEEVAYELGGAMGVTIFGSIMSVIYTMKLVLPADFSVPGIVRDSLDQAHLVAEQLPPEQSQRLLSIAFASFDYAFIGVVVGVTAMLFLTAGAIYLTSLRSADSVDSSLDTNH